In Besnoitia besnoiti strain Bb-Ger1 chromosome I, whole genome shotgun sequence, the genomic window TATCAGCAAGAATCCAGTTCTACACAGCCGAGACAACAGAGAGATACCTCTTTTTGAGGTGCTTCTCAGTGGTGGCTGTACCTATTACGGAGGAGCCCCTTCCTTCTTCCCTTGCCACCCATTTGGCGGCCTCTGTTTCAGGAGAAGACCATCCGTTTTTTGTAGGGGTAGAACGATGCTTCTTCACTCTAACTTGAGGTTCCAAGCTTCTTAGACCCGTCAATCAAGACAGCCGAACGAATAAAACGCGGCCTGAAGGTAGTCGGTCATATAGTACGCAGAAAAACGCCGCCGCTGTATCTCATGTTATGTCGCAGAGAGTGCACCTGTGCCTGCTGTGTGTAATCGTTGCGAAGGCTCTCTGAACTTCGAGTTCAAGCAGCGGGTAGGAAACGGGCCAGAAAGCACTTAGCTATGTTCCACAGCGCTCCAGGTTTGTAAATTGAAAAACGATTCATATTTCCTGAAAAAGATGGGTTGGAAAAGAGTAGCGTGTCAGCTGCCTTTCCAGCTAAAGATAAAAAAACGATAGGGATATCCGCACATAATTCCCGATAACGAACACGAAATCAATTCACTGATAAGCTTGAGACACTTCATCGCTGCGCATACGAGGCGGGAACTCGTTTATTGAGGAACCGTCTATGCATCCTCTTCAGCCGAAGattcttcttccgctggcGACGACTCTTCCacgcctccttcttcctcctcaggaACCCCGTCACTTGACGGAGCCTCTTCACCCGaggcctcgtcttctcccgtCCGCGTTGCTTTTTCAGGCTCACTAGCCTCGTTACCCGAGGGTTTAGAGCCTTCCTCTGGCGCGGATACCTCTTCAGCATGGGGAGATTCTCCCCTGCCCTTGCCATCAGTATGCGAGCCTTGATCAGGTGGAGCTTCCTGAGCCGACGCCTCTGTTGCtaccggcgccgcagcctctggTTGACTAGCTTCGGCAGCCTTTGCTGAAGTTTCCTCCTCAGAGCTCGTCTGcgtggcctctgcagccgcgggcgcggcggccggttGTTCCTCCGATGACTGAACTGCGGCAGAGGATGGGGATTCCCCAGCGGGAGGAGAGGGATttggcgcctcctccgctcccGCTGAAGCACCCGCTGCTTGTTCACTCACAGCAGCCTCCTCAGGAACCGGGGCTTCCACCTCTGGGTGATCCGCTTCTGCAGGCTCTGTTTTGGTCTCTGGCTCCTCTTTACTACCAGACTCAGTTACGTTCGGCTTCTCAGTTTCCTCTGCAGGAGCGTTCtcagctttcttctcctgtGTTGCTCCAGACTGGGCTTCGGCCTGTTCGTGCTTCTTCACTTCTTTTTCACCGCTTACAGCGGGCACCGCTGTGGTTTCCTCCCtctcggcggcagctgctgaggaCGTCTGCTCGTGCGGACGGATTGTTTTCGAGACGACTGTGACTGAGGCGagctcttctcgcgccgTGTGGCGCTGTTGCTCCTCTGCTAATTTTTCGGCATCCTTTCCATGCTGCAAGCTGACCTTCAGATGCGGGTTGCAGCCTCCTACCTTGCGCATTCGCACTGCATACATGAGAAGAGTGGAAGAGTGGACCAAGATCCAGCCAGAGTTACACGAGAGAGTGGAGACGGCGCTTTTCAACACCTGCGACGCGGGAACTAGGCCTGGCGGGGCACTCCTGAGATGTACGCCCCGTACACCAGGCACTACGTATCTGCATGCACATTCTGGCTGGAAGTTGCAGTGACTGTGACTCACCATGCTCGGCCTCCTTGGTGAAGGGGAAAAGCGGTACTTCAAGGTAATCGATGCCCTCCTCTCGACTGAGAGAGTGCCGCACCATCGGGATGTAGCACAGAGAGTCTTCTTTcattttctttttctcttccttAGAAACGTGCTCATTCTTCGATTGAcccgccagaggcggcggcaccaGGCAACTCTCTCGGAGCAACTGCCACTGGCAGACTTTTCTGCGCAACACAATGGGGATTGAGAACATTGCGTGGAATTACTCAGTGCCTAGTGGAAGAAAATCAGAGTGACACCCGCTTACTGTAGACGAGAGGTAGAAACGCCCAGACACCGGGTGCCAAAAAAGAGAGGTTCAGACAAAACCGACAAACAAATTATCAAGGCGGATATCTACAGCAGATTTTACCAGCCCTGGGTGGACCAGTCAGAGCGGCAAGGGGAGGCCTCGAAAGACTGCCGAGACATCACAGCGGAGTGTGCATCGAGCAACCTAGATGAGTAGAGCGCGTTACCGAGCACTGCAGGCACCTACTCTGTCCAGAGGTTTTGTTGGACTAGATAGTCTCTCCAGCGGGTGACAAATCGTTTTTCGATGGCATCGGTCCACTTCGTTTCGATCGCCTTTTCAGCCTCCTCTTTGAGAGACTCCTCTTGCCACAGATTGGCTTGCTTTCCGTGCTTGGCTTGCATGGCAGTCAGCCGTCTGCGGAGTCGGCGCTTGAGGCGTTTCGCCAACACTTCGTGGCTCACAGGAATTTCCTGCGGCACGATCATGAACTCGGGCGGGACAGGCTGAGAGTAAAGAATATTTCCTTGGGCTTCGGTACAGATGTCTCGGAGATCCAAGTGCATCTGCTTAACTGGTGGCAGCCACAGTcggtcgccttcttcccagCATTGCTTCTCCTTTGCAGTCGGCGTACCCGAAATGGCCGCCGGCTGCATCAAGTGTTGGGCATGCGAGACAGCGTTCACGTCCATCTGAACTTCCACGCTCATCCAGGAAAGCTGAGAGGCAAACAGCGCACAAGTAGTCCTTCTTTGACAGTTACCTTGCCCGCAGGTCACACACTGTCATATTGTTAGACATGGTCCTTTGATTCATCGACAGGGACTGTACAGGTCAACCCCGACATATGAACTTTTATCACCAGTGAAACTATTTTATTTGTGCTGGCCCCTGTCAACTTACCTGTACCGTCATCTCCTCTGCTTTCGTCTTGGGATCTGTCGCCGCGGACTTTGGCTGCCAGAAACCCGAGTAGAGCCAAACTGAAAACGTGCAATTAACAGCCACAACGTGCACATTTATCTCCGCATGTCTGGATGAATGAAGATAACTTAGGCAGTCACAGCACTCAGAAACACTGTACTTGGACGGGTAAGAAACAGATCAGAACACGATACCGCTTGCTGTCTGGTCGTGCTCTGTTTCTGCTGCAATCCCGCAGTCTCATATTATGATGTCGAGCCCACATATTCGCATCGCGGAGGCTTCCAGTTTTCTTTATACTTGCCAGGCAGCGGAACACTGGACGCACGCACATTCAAATTTTTCCAGATCCGTAGCTGCGAAGACTCAAGAAATGAAGGCGTGCGGACGCATCCACCGTGCTATACCGTAAAGAGCATTCAAGGTTGTGTCCACTCCACCTACTCTTCGCCAACTGATTCGGCAGACACCCCTCTTTGGAATGGAATTCCAGCCTCTCGATGTCCACAACATTAGGCTCAAAGCCGTAAGTACGTCTTTCCGAAATGTGAATTCCCCGCCGAGGAAGCCACTGGCAAGTGGGATACGGTAGTGGATCGCCTGCGTTCGACTGCTCGCTCAAGAGGctggcgtcgtcctcgctgtaGCGGCTGGACTTTGTATTCGAAGCGAAATGAGGTGACGACGGTACGGTCTGAAGAGGGGAACACGCCGATACCGCAAGGATCACAGTGGGGATATTGGTAACGCAGGTTGGGGATAAAAGGCCGCGCTATGTGGAAATTGGTGGGCTCCACCAAAGAAAGCAGGAAGGAAATTTCGGTTTAGGTGTAGTACGCATAGTATGCCTGACGGCCGACATCGTGAGCATTTTCCATGGATACAGTGTGCGACTTGCTCATTTGAAATGCAGATCCGTGTTCCAGCGccgagacagcgaggcggctgGTGAACACCAGCACAGCGCGTGCGGTGCCGATGAGTTTTTACTCTGCCGAGACGCCTCTTCTTTTGTTACGTCCTTCAGATATGCGTTCAACACATGTGTGCGCCCTTCGCGTGTCTTACCTGCCAGGCTCCACAGAGGGAAGGAAAGTCCCCTGTCTCTCCATACTCCTCGGGGGTGCCTCCCGTTTGCTTCACAAAGCCAGCTCTGGCCTCGCGCAGTTCCTTCTGCGCCAGTCGGTGGTACTCGGCGGATTCCGTCCCCGTTTCCTTTTTGAATAACTGCTCTGATTGACCGCGACTCTGTCGGTCCTCTCCACGCCCCTGTTGGTTGTCGCCCGCCGTTTCTCCATTTCCTGTGCCGTCTTCGGACCGCTCTGCCTCTGACGGGCTGGCTTCTGCACGGCGGGCGCTCTCTTCAGGAGGCACCTCCTGAGTCTGCTCGTTCTTGGCTTCTTCACCGTTTCTAACCGGGCTTCGCTCTTCACTGGTCCCCAGCTCGACATATTGCTTGAGGCCAGACCACAGCCCACCGCGTGAAGGCTCGGCTCCAGTCTCAATAAAGGATGGCAACTCAACTGACTCCGCGGATGCCTGGACGTGTGGAAGAACATGGCGACCTATGGGAACACAACGCAGAGTCATAGAGAGGGAACCTCTCAGAGAGATTCCAGGGTTACATCCTTATTGGCTAGTGAGCCTAGTTCCCCAGGACTCTAGGGACACCAGTCTGAAAGAGAGTGATGAACTGCCAGACACCATCTGGACGTTTTGCTTCCGTTTCACATCTTCTCCCCTCTGCAGACGGACAGCTGAGAGAGTCTTTCCAGATGATAGCAGAGTTGGACAGAAAATGCAAGAGCCATTATGTGGCAGCGGTGGCCACGTCAACGCGGATGAGGAAACTGAGCCACAGAGGACAACCGGCACCTTATCGTAAACGCATGTGCACCCAGTGTACCATTCATTTTCCCAATACGGTGCCACAGAACAGAATCTTCCTTTCGCTGCGACCCCTCAAGGCGCGGCTTGGTTGGCAGGGGGCGTCTAGGCTTGCCAGGTGACcctttctccttctgcgAAGCAACTCGTCCACCGAGCCGCATACCTTCGTGGAGATTACCTGCAGCTCCCCAGACTAGCGACTCAGGCCGTCGACCTGCGAAATAGGTCTCGTGGCGGCCCTTGTCCCCTGAAACGATTGCTCCATCGGCTCTGTGCGGAGTCACGGCTGGAACGAAAAAGAGGATAGtccagagagaaaaagaaacaaTGGCCATGACCCCAGGACAGAAAAGGATCTGGGACCGGCAAGTGCGCGGCGCAAGATAGCCATGTTTTATACCGAGGACCGAATCAACTTCGGGCATGATGAAATGAAAAAAAGAGTGCTTGGTCTGAAAAGGACTGACGGCCTCTACGGCGGGCCTTGCGAGTGGAACAGACGTTGAGCCCGTCGCCAATGGGGCTTGGTGAATGACCGCCAGCAGGGATTAAGGCATGTCACAAGACAAACCAAGACGATGGACCGGCTCAAAACAGAAGAAACGTTAGTAAGGCGAAAACGAAGCTACAGAGAAACTCATGGAGAAGAAACCAGCCAGGAAGAGCCAAAAAAACACGTGCAATTTCCGCTCGCGAAATCCACACGCTTGCAACGCTTGGCCGCACCGCTGCTGTCTTGCCGATTTGTTTTGCGGCTGGCTGTCTGCCATGGAAGACATAGCTGGAAGCCGAGAGCCACCTACATCAGAGAAAACGATGGAATTACTGGAGAAGCGGACGAAAAAACCGTGGTTCTAACGGGAAATACGCAGATATAAAGCAACATTGAAGCCTCAGTCAACTATCCGCGCACATGACCCTTGAAGCAGCCGCTCAACCCACTCTCGCACGACGCGTGCCACGGGAGAGCAGCTGCGTTTCGCAATCAACACGAGGGGCGGCTACCCACTTGCGCGCATGAgaccgcgagcgcgtggAACTCAGCAGCACGGGCAGAACATGACAGTGCCGTCAATGCAGAACTTCATCCCCATCTGCTAGTCCTGCAGATAATTGGTTGAACTCAGGAGCCTTTTGAAAGCGCTTCTTGTCTGTCTCCTATTGAAACCGGCGCTTGCGATACAGCTTGTCGATCGAGCACCGAGGAAATCCAAGGTGACTCCCCGTCGAGGTGACGGTTTGGCCTGCCACTGCGTGTCACCCTCGTTACATTGGACAGCAGAGTGATTCTGATGCTTTTTTTCAGACACAATATTTTTGCTCTCTCTCAGGGTACAGCCAAATGCCGCCTTCATGAATATCACTCACGAACGGCCGGCGACCCGGAATTTCTTGCCGGCGACTCCCCCTGAGCTTGCCGGTGAGGTGAAGCGTTTCAGTCGGACGCAATGGCAACAGGAGATGACCCAATTGTATCTCACACATCACGCGAGTATTTGCTATACGCACCCGAAAGTCGTGGAGGGTTTCAAATCTTATCAATAGAGCGGTGACATGAACTTTCATGGCTGGCAGTGCACAGCTCGTTCGAAAATATCGGCGTGACCTGTGTGATGATCCGGAACATCCCTAGCCTCAATAATTGACGTCTGCATAGAAATCTTCCTCGCTCACAGAATCGTTGGGGTGCCAAAAGCGGATCGCTACCCCCAAGTGATGTGCGGGTGTCTACTGTGTATCTGCTCATATATTATTGGCGCATCACTGCCGCCACAGCAACGCCTCCGCagttcttaatgcctgctttgtgcAGATGTTATGGCAGCTTCTTTGTACCAAGACATACTTGTGGTTCAGAGGTCGTTCTCCTGggaactaacgcgatctaTTTTCTAGCCCGATTAGTGAACTTTTGTGGTCTGACtctaagtacgcagtgagctaatTAGATATACA contains:
- a CDS encoding rhoptry neck protein RON10 (encoded by transcript BESB_002170); this encodes MPEVDSVLGIKHGYLAPRTCRSQILFCPGVMAIVSFSLWTILFFVPAVTPHRADGAIVSGDKGRHETYFAGRRPESLVWGAAGNLHEGRHVLPHVQASAESVELPSFIETGAEPSRGGLWSGLKQYVELGTSEERSPVRNGEEAKNEQTQEVPPEESARRAEASPSEAERSEDGTGNGETAGDNQQGRGEDRQSRGQSEQLFKKETGTESAEYHRLAQKELREARAGFVKQTGGTPEEYGETGDFPSLCGAWQTVPSSPHFASNTKSSRYSEDDASLLSEQSNAGDPLPYPTCQWLPRRGIHISERRTYGFEPNVVDIERLEFHSKEGCLPNQLAKIWLYSGFWQPKSAATDPKTKAEEMTVQLSWMSVEVQMDVNAVSHAQHLMQPAAISGTPTAKEKQCWEEGDRLWLPPVKQMHLDLRDICTEAQGNILYSQPVPPEFMIVPQEIPVSHEVLAKRLKRRLRRRLTAMQAKHGKQANLWQEESLKEEAEKAIETKWTDAIEKRFVTRWRDYLVQQNLWTEKVCQWQLLRESCLVPPPLAGQSKNEHVSKEEKKKMKEDSLCYIPMVRHSLSREEGIDYLEVPLFPFTKEAEHVRMRKVGGCNPHLKVSLQHGKDAEKLAEEQQRHTAREELASVTVVSKTIRPHEQTSSAAAAEREETTAVPAVSGEKEVKKHEQAEAQSGATQEKKAENAPAEETEKPNVTESGSKEEPETKTEPAEADHPEVEAPVPEEAAVSEQAAGASAGAEEAPNPSPPAGESPSSAAVQSSEEQPAAAPAAAEATQTSSEEETSAKAAEASQPEAAAPVATEASAQEAPPDQGSHTDGKGRGESPHAEEVSAPEEGSKPSGNEASEPEKATRTGEDEASGEEAPSSDGVPEEEEGGVEESSPAEEESSAEEDA